The Heliangelus exortis chromosome 26, bHelExo1.hap1, whole genome shotgun sequence genome window below encodes:
- the FXYD2 gene encoding sodium/potassium-transporting ATPase subunit gamma isoform X2, whose amino-acid sequence MGDEQVPKQGLDRFSYDYETIRNGGLIFAVVAFVIGLLVILSQRFHCGGKKKRQGNGDDP is encoded by the exons ATGGGTGACG agcAAGTGCCCAAGCAGGGCCTGGACAGGTTCAGCTATG acTACGAGACCATCCGCAACGGGGGCCTCATCTTCGCTGTCGTGGCTTTTGTCATCGGGCTCCTCGTCATCCTCA GCCAGCGGTTCCACTGtggagggaagaagaagag GCAAGGAAATGGGGACGACCCGTAG
- the FXYD6 gene encoding FXYD domain-containing ion transport regulator 6 isoform X3 — MEAALIFLCSLLVPTTLADVATQEKEEEEDDPFNYDYQSLRIGGLVFAVVLFIVGILLILSRRCRCSFNQKPRAPGEEEAQAETLITSNATGAQKAEN; from the exons ATGGAGGCAGCACTGATCTTCTTGTGCTCCCTGCTGGTGCCCACAACCTTGGCAGATG TGGCCacccaggagaaggaggaggaagaagatgacCCCTTTAATTATG ATTACCAGAGCCTGAGGATCGGTGGGCTGGTGTTTGCTGTGGTCCTGTTCATTGTTGGCATCCTCCTTATACTCA GCAGAAGGTGCAGGTGCAGTTTCAACCAGAAGCCCAG AGCtccaggggaggaggaggctcaggCTGAGACCCTGATCACCTCGAATG CAACAGGAGCACAGAAAGCTGAGAACTGA
- the FXYD2 gene encoding sodium/potassium-transporting ATPase subunit gamma isoform X1: protein MGDGGFLLPNSSWQRDKCPEQVPKQGLDRFSYDYETIRNGGLIFAVVAFVIGLLVILSQRFHCGGKKKRQGNGDDP, encoded by the exons ATGGGTGACG GGGGATTTCTGCTTCCAAACAGCTCCTGGCAGAGGGACAAGTGTCCAG agcAAGTGCCCAAGCAGGGCCTGGACAGGTTCAGCTATG acTACGAGACCATCCGCAACGGGGGCCTCATCTTCGCTGTCGTGGCTTTTGTCATCGGGCTCCTCGTCATCCTCA GCCAGCGGTTCCACTGtggagggaagaagaagag GCAAGGAAATGGGGACGACCCGTAG
- the FXYD6 gene encoding FXYD domain-containing ion transport regulator 6 isoform X2 produces the protein MGAVQPCLLHSWAMEAALIFLCSLLVPTTLADVATQEKEEEEDDPFNYDYQSLRIGGLVFAVVLFIVGILLILSRRCRCSFNQKPRAPGEEEAQAETLITSNATGAQKAEN, from the exons ATGGGTGCTGTGCAGCCCTGCCTCCTACACAGTTGGG CAATGGAGGCAGCACTGATCTTCTTGTGCTCCCTGCTGGTGCCCACAACCTTGGCAGATG TGGCCacccaggagaaggaggaggaagaagatgacCCCTTTAATTATG ATTACCAGAGCCTGAGGATCGGTGGGCTGGTGTTTGCTGTGGTCCTGTTCATTGTTGGCATCCTCCTTATACTCA GCAGAAGGTGCAGGTGCAGTTTCAACCAGAAGCCCAG AGCtccaggggaggaggaggctcaggCTGAGACCCTGATCACCTCGAATG CAACAGGAGCACAGAAAGCTGAGAACTGA
- the TMPRSS13 gene encoding transmembrane protease serine 13 isoform X1: MDPRALPLRRGVELQATASPSSIPPSLHASTASSIFGVRPPQPQENVLGVSFKPYSPDSSPASAACTTCESTRSSMFKAPCMSQRRLALIFCVSVLIVLLVALILLFMFWRSQTGIVYKEPAESCKDGPVRCDGIVDCSQRSDELGCVRFTSNESLLHVYSSTESQWLPVCSSAWDDNFSRKTCRQLGFQNASQTEYISLHFPGKSLTVTEERETIQQSLNSSLCLTGKYVSLRCTSCGQRISGRIIGGKETSVSKWPWQVSVQYGPIHICGGTIIDAQWVLTAAHCFFMNSMKILDDWKVYSGVSDLKQPMEGVPVSQVIINSNYSDDHDDYDIALMKLSRPLTLSAQVRPACLPMHGQRFQTGRSCFITGFGKTRENEDNTSPKLREAEVKLIDYKICNSDKVYEGYLTPRMMCAGYLQGGKDACQGDSGGPLVCEDNGRWYVAGVTSWGTGCGQRNKPGVYTRVTKLLSWIYSKMESEND, translated from the exons ATGGATCCGAGGGCTTTGCCTCTGCGGCGGGGAGTGGAGCTGCAG GCCACGGCGTCACCCAGTAGTATCCCTCCCAGCCTCCATGCCTCCACGGCCAGCAGCATCTTTGGTGTCCGACCTCCCCAGCCTCAAGAAAACGTCCTCGGTGTCAGCTTCAAGCCCTACAGCCCGGATTCCAGCCCGGCCTCGGCTGCCTGCACGACCTGTGAGAGCACAC gaTCCTCCATGTTCAAAGCTCCCTGCATGAGCCAGCGGCGGCTTGCGCTCATCTTCTGCGTCTCCGTACTCATCGTGCTGCTCGTCGCCCTCATCCTGCTGT TTATGTTCTGGAGGTCACAGACTGGCATCGTGTACAAGGAGCCTGCTGAGAGCTGCAAGGACGGCCCCGTGCGCTGCGACGGCATCGTCGACTGCTCCCAGAGGAGTGACGAGCTGGGCTGCG TGCGTTTCACGTCCAACGAGTCCCTGCTGCACGTCTACTCCAGCACTGAGAGCCAGTGGCTGCCCGTGTGCAGCAGCGCCTGGGATGATAACTTCTCCAGGAAgacctgcaggcagctggggttCCAGAA TGCATCGCAGACTGAGTACATTTCCTTGCACTTCCCGGGCAAGAGCCTCACGGTGACTGAGGAGCGAGAGACCATCCAGCAGAGCCTCAACAG CTCACTGTGTCTCACAGGAAAATACGTCTCCCTCCGATGCACCA GCTGTGGGCAGCGGATTTCTGGCCGGATCATTGGAGGGAAGGAAACCTCAGTGAGCAAATGGCCCTGGCAAGTCAGTGTGCAGTACGGGCCCATCCACATCTGCGGCGGCACCATCATCGATGCTCAGTGGGTCCTCACGGCAGCCCACTGCTTCTTCAT GAACAGCATGAAGATCCTCGATGACTGGAAGGTGTACAGTGGGGTCTCGGATCTGAAGCAGCCCATGGAGGGCGTCCCCGTCTCCCAGGTCATCATCAACTCCAACTACAGTGACGATCACGATGACTATGACATTGCTCTCATGAAGCTCTCCAGGCCACTGACACTCTCAG cccaggTTCGCCCAGCCTGCCTCCCCATGCACGGCCAGCGATTCCAGACCGGCAGGTCCTGCTTCATCACTGGCTTTGGGAAGACCCGGGAGAACGAAG ATAACACATCCCCAAAGCTGCGGGAGGCTGAGGTAAAGCTGATTGACTACAAGATCTGCAACAGTGACAAGGTGTACGAGGGCTACCTCACCCCACGGATGATGTGTGCTGGGTACttgcagggagggaaggatgcGTGCCAG GGTGACAGCGGAGGGCCCTTGGTCTGCGAGGACAACGGCCGCTGGTATGTGGCTGGGGTGACAAGCTGGGGGACAGGATGTGGCCAGAGGAACAAGCCCGGCGTTTACACACGTGTGACAAAGCTCCTCAGCTGGATATACAGCAAGATGGAG AGTGAGAATGACTAA
- the FXYD6 gene encoding FXYD domain-containing ion transport regulator 6 isoform X1, translating into MGAVQPCLLHSWAAMEAALIFLCSLLVPTTLADVATQEKEEEEDDPFNYDYQSLRIGGLVFAVVLFIVGILLILSRRCRCSFNQKPRAPGEEEAQAETLITSNATGAQKAEN; encoded by the exons ATGGGTGCTGTGCAGCCCTGCCTCCTACACAGTTGGG CAGCAATGGAGGCAGCACTGATCTTCTTGTGCTCCCTGCTGGTGCCCACAACCTTGGCAGATG TGGCCacccaggagaaggaggaggaagaagatgacCCCTTTAATTATG ATTACCAGAGCCTGAGGATCGGTGGGCTGGTGTTTGCTGTGGTCCTGTTCATTGTTGGCATCCTCCTTATACTCA GCAGAAGGTGCAGGTGCAGTTTCAACCAGAAGCCCAG AGCtccaggggaggaggaggctcaggCTGAGACCCTGATCACCTCGAATG CAACAGGAGCACAGAAAGCTGAGAACTGA
- the TMPRSS13 gene encoding transmembrane protease serine 13 isoform X3, whose protein sequence is MFKAPCMSQRRLALIFCVSVLIVLLVALILLFMFWRSQTGIVYKEPAESCKDGPVRCDGIVDCSQRSDELGCVRFTSNESLLHVYSSTESQWLPVCSSAWDDNFSRKTCRQLGFQNASQTEYISLHFPGKSLTVTEERETIQQSLNSSLCLTGKYVSLRCTSCGQRISGRIIGGKETSVSKWPWQVSVQYGPIHICGGTIIDAQWVLTAAHCFFMNSMKILDDWKVYSGVSDLKQPMEGVPVSQVIINSNYSDDHDDYDIALMKLSRPLTLSAQVRPACLPMHGQRFQTGRSCFITGFGKTRENEDNTSPKLREAEVKLIDYKICNSDKVYEGYLTPRMMCAGYLQGGKDACQGDSGGPLVCEDNGRWYVAGVTSWGTGCGQRNKPGVYTRVTKLLSWIYSKMESEND, encoded by the exons ATGTTCAAAGCTCCCTGCATGAGCCAGCGGCGGCTTGCGCTCATCTTCTGCGTCTCCGTACTCATCGTGCTGCTCGTCGCCCTCATCCTGCTGT TTATGTTCTGGAGGTCACAGACTGGCATCGTGTACAAGGAGCCTGCTGAGAGCTGCAAGGACGGCCCCGTGCGCTGCGACGGCATCGTCGACTGCTCCCAGAGGAGTGACGAGCTGGGCTGCG TGCGTTTCACGTCCAACGAGTCCCTGCTGCACGTCTACTCCAGCACTGAGAGCCAGTGGCTGCCCGTGTGCAGCAGCGCCTGGGATGATAACTTCTCCAGGAAgacctgcaggcagctggggttCCAGAA TGCATCGCAGACTGAGTACATTTCCTTGCACTTCCCGGGCAAGAGCCTCACGGTGACTGAGGAGCGAGAGACCATCCAGCAGAGCCTCAACAG CTCACTGTGTCTCACAGGAAAATACGTCTCCCTCCGATGCACCA GCTGTGGGCAGCGGATTTCTGGCCGGATCATTGGAGGGAAGGAAACCTCAGTGAGCAAATGGCCCTGGCAAGTCAGTGTGCAGTACGGGCCCATCCACATCTGCGGCGGCACCATCATCGATGCTCAGTGGGTCCTCACGGCAGCCCACTGCTTCTTCAT GAACAGCATGAAGATCCTCGATGACTGGAAGGTGTACAGTGGGGTCTCGGATCTGAAGCAGCCCATGGAGGGCGTCCCCGTCTCCCAGGTCATCATCAACTCCAACTACAGTGACGATCACGATGACTATGACATTGCTCTCATGAAGCTCTCCAGGCCACTGACACTCTCAG cccaggTTCGCCCAGCCTGCCTCCCCATGCACGGCCAGCGATTCCAGACCGGCAGGTCCTGCTTCATCACTGGCTTTGGGAAGACCCGGGAGAACGAAG ATAACACATCCCCAAAGCTGCGGGAGGCTGAGGTAAAGCTGATTGACTACAAGATCTGCAACAGTGACAAGGTGTACGAGGGCTACCTCACCCCACGGATGATGTGTGCTGGGTACttgcagggagggaaggatgcGTGCCAG GGTGACAGCGGAGGGCCCTTGGTCTGCGAGGACAACGGCCGCTGGTATGTGGCTGGGGTGACAAGCTGGGGGACAGGATGTGGCCAGAGGAACAAGCCCGGCGTTTACACACGTGTGACAAAGCTCCTCAGCTGGATATACAGCAAGATGGAG AGTGAGAATGACTAA
- the TMPRSS13 gene encoding transmembrane protease serine 13 isoform X2, translating to MDGKTSPATASPSSIPPSLHASTASSIFGVRPPQPQENVLGVSFKPYSPDSSPASAACTTCESTRSSMFKAPCMSQRRLALIFCVSVLIVLLVALILLFMFWRSQTGIVYKEPAESCKDGPVRCDGIVDCSQRSDELGCVRFTSNESLLHVYSSTESQWLPVCSSAWDDNFSRKTCRQLGFQNASQTEYISLHFPGKSLTVTEERETIQQSLNSSLCLTGKYVSLRCTSCGQRISGRIIGGKETSVSKWPWQVSVQYGPIHICGGTIIDAQWVLTAAHCFFMNSMKILDDWKVYSGVSDLKQPMEGVPVSQVIINSNYSDDHDDYDIALMKLSRPLTLSAQVRPACLPMHGQRFQTGRSCFITGFGKTRENEDNTSPKLREAEVKLIDYKICNSDKVYEGYLTPRMMCAGYLQGGKDACQGDSGGPLVCEDNGRWYVAGVTSWGTGCGQRNKPGVYTRVTKLLSWIYSKMESEND from the exons ATGGACGGCAAAACCTCTCCG GCCACGGCGTCACCCAGTAGTATCCCTCCCAGCCTCCATGCCTCCACGGCCAGCAGCATCTTTGGTGTCCGACCTCCCCAGCCTCAAGAAAACGTCCTCGGTGTCAGCTTCAAGCCCTACAGCCCGGATTCCAGCCCGGCCTCGGCTGCCTGCACGACCTGTGAGAGCACAC gaTCCTCCATGTTCAAAGCTCCCTGCATGAGCCAGCGGCGGCTTGCGCTCATCTTCTGCGTCTCCGTACTCATCGTGCTGCTCGTCGCCCTCATCCTGCTGT TTATGTTCTGGAGGTCACAGACTGGCATCGTGTACAAGGAGCCTGCTGAGAGCTGCAAGGACGGCCCCGTGCGCTGCGACGGCATCGTCGACTGCTCCCAGAGGAGTGACGAGCTGGGCTGCG TGCGTTTCACGTCCAACGAGTCCCTGCTGCACGTCTACTCCAGCACTGAGAGCCAGTGGCTGCCCGTGTGCAGCAGCGCCTGGGATGATAACTTCTCCAGGAAgacctgcaggcagctggggttCCAGAA TGCATCGCAGACTGAGTACATTTCCTTGCACTTCCCGGGCAAGAGCCTCACGGTGACTGAGGAGCGAGAGACCATCCAGCAGAGCCTCAACAG CTCACTGTGTCTCACAGGAAAATACGTCTCCCTCCGATGCACCA GCTGTGGGCAGCGGATTTCTGGCCGGATCATTGGAGGGAAGGAAACCTCAGTGAGCAAATGGCCCTGGCAAGTCAGTGTGCAGTACGGGCCCATCCACATCTGCGGCGGCACCATCATCGATGCTCAGTGGGTCCTCACGGCAGCCCACTGCTTCTTCAT GAACAGCATGAAGATCCTCGATGACTGGAAGGTGTACAGTGGGGTCTCGGATCTGAAGCAGCCCATGGAGGGCGTCCCCGTCTCCCAGGTCATCATCAACTCCAACTACAGTGACGATCACGATGACTATGACATTGCTCTCATGAAGCTCTCCAGGCCACTGACACTCTCAG cccaggTTCGCCCAGCCTGCCTCCCCATGCACGGCCAGCGATTCCAGACCGGCAGGTCCTGCTTCATCACTGGCTTTGGGAAGACCCGGGAGAACGAAG ATAACACATCCCCAAAGCTGCGGGAGGCTGAGGTAAAGCTGATTGACTACAAGATCTGCAACAGTGACAAGGTGTACGAGGGCTACCTCACCCCACGGATGATGTGTGCTGGGTACttgcagggagggaaggatgcGTGCCAG GGTGACAGCGGAGGGCCCTTGGTCTGCGAGGACAACGGCCGCTGGTATGTGGCTGGGGTGACAAGCTGGGGGACAGGATGTGGCCAGAGGAACAAGCCCGGCGTTTACACACGTGTGACAAAGCTCCTCAGCTGGATATACAGCAAGATGGAG AGTGAGAATGACTAA